The proteins below are encoded in one region of Gadus macrocephalus chromosome 14, ASM3116895v1:
- the qser1 gene encoding glutamine and serine-rich protein 1: MMDRNYPTSSFVDPLVPPAQTVASWAYERSTSSIKSSSGYGAAHLDTDLLQRPSYVSSHQLPTYTTSPHPTGLPGVFDSSGHTSETSIMSFLSAMESRSLQAGPVSASLLPPFRTPSWPAGTNSSTTELYLTGALPPTATFPSPATLSYQHTGAFPSRSYASTPSLALQDPASFSTSTNGLFSHHDPLLHLKPSQTVLPTALAFNHLSSPTLGTALPIQSSTYRSAQESAPHLLQPQFSLLSSPLPVSHTTSQPYAAPVFSGSIERALQRECSVIKHLQRPSSSHTVADQLTSSQHSLEGYLGAASGTEMSYQQDPSNHSTVSCSPPTVEGSSQGANGAQQSKAESGTQAYSASLAAKAKDCSSKHPPAGREGHGHPQSLPGRSPESYSSPGHKQNSVIANQQPVDLPSLLSTSLPQSYVASRSQPQTVSSNSDKLPSLYTTLPTFSSHSASINQTLLYSSSPGLSQEQVVQYGTHVHALCQGNLSESYSSSHAQGAPSVTYSSQSQGQVSLPQSQSYVPGQSLNSPYPSTVTHSLPTSNSTQGYTLMQSPVGGKTDDNQPQPQTQSQKYLMSAPLASYSAAAHSQSQLQNNIRPSVQELKVIYGKHKLEELPIQDLQVSMETNSHSNMSAHNNVVYVVSKMEDRYKTQSVIRSNSREDHLMGLEPTNMVQVKEERLDSYHQQHIQLGSSQGTTDPKTTHSTIISSHLGLNAEQLKQHSGLLKSPETHQQNHQNQGLDQGQNTEPQTQFIRVPNSQVTLEHNQMIMLQQQQPLVHHTQNPSKVVSPHMQSTQASGSVQVQYPHMDGEMLNPGITDAQSRQGAVLSEQGSGGTDSSKLIQPSKDHYSQAVNHQSHDAKNQFTLNSICFPDSMLMVDDRNILSNVDDILAATVVACGVTPQDFVKATSAMEREMAVMANPIDSKGHFQTLDVRHMSPSFSAAQQPIMANTNSQTMAMTLNGGHSTADCQGHSVHPNSGCDLNPNVDRGISESDYHLASRVFDTSGLQNSGPGKGIKREDGLMECHGPDGLPKKKARSKSTAQEEESGPCRLVKRGGPAKRQNSRGSDTGSSSSSTPSVPYDGYQQQERIRQKIREVEEKQPEVKTGFIGSFLDFLKSGPKQQYSPSPARTVSRPRKPSSSSKPPACPPPPLNSRPQLPPGGPLMSPEGLGGSGHQKRLDEDLHKNLETLPSFSSDEEDSTGKNQALRNSISSALSALDEVSDRRPRPDIRAPCSMMKQDQAPSMPQAISETRVARAAAPPKAVTTTNASSGGKCSPVSEGLKDSLPGQLALQLSGVAIEGLTDEELSDSGGEGMYRERDEFVVRNEDIENLKLTMRAGREPPSIWKVQKALLQKFVPELRDRKRVFSATNSYLGYFGDAKTMYQRVYVKFLDTVNKREYVRVCSRKPRCKPMSSLRGAQVKTLLGLSIGPCAVALGQKPRAKQPKPRAEPPPKKRRKWKEFSSTLSGSSAEDGGDDDEFTPPLPFSSRNLNTRTMKETFRSFVELLVGVAMDEDVLTALERENDELLLPHMKRVDGVITDNRKHLLHKLHIGQLLKTALDSFPEISVVTELKKDGETPAFKVRLSGKAYNRKTMKPFKMPNKVPLEYTVDQQKTQWFSLYHSLQHYKYHTYLMCKDEIAALGVQAGPMGQDETVQKCLQNGAWLEGLFERFGELLNQVQQVCR, translated from the exons ATGATGGACAGGAATTATCCGACGTCAAGCTTTGTGGACCCGCTGGTTCCACCAGCACAGACCGTGGCTTCTTGGGCCTATGAACGCAGCACATCGAGTATCAAGTCAAG TTCCGGTTATGGGGCAGCACACCTTGACACAGATCTCCTCCAGCGACCAAGCTATGTCTCCTCCCACCAGCTCCCCACGTACACCACATCTCCCCACCCCACAG gTCTCCCTGGAGTGTTTGACTCAAGTGGTCATACCTCTGAAACTTCTATCATGAGCTTCCTGTCCGCCATGGAGTCCAGAAGCCTTCAGGCTGGTCCTGTCAGTGCCTCACTGCTCCCCCCCTTCAGGACACCTTCATGGCCCGCCG GCACCAACTCCTCGACAACAGAGCTGTACTTGACCGGTGCCCTGCCTCCAACAGCCACTTTCCCCTCACCCGCCACCCTCTCTTATCAGCACACTGGTGCCTTCCCTTCGAGGAGCTATGCTTCCACCCCGTCTTTGGCCCTCCAGGATCCGGCCTCCTTCAGCACTTCCACCAACGGCCTCTTCTCTCACCAcgatcccctcctccaccttaaACCCAGCCAGACTGTCCTCCCCACAGCCCTGGCCTTCAACCATCTCTCTTCTCCCACCCTAGGCACCGCTCTGCCCATTCAGTCCTCCACCTATCGTTCTGCCCAGGAGTCCGCCCCCCATCTTCTCCAGCCCCAGTTCAGCCTACTGTCCTCTCCCCTGCCAGTGTCCCACACCACCTCTCAACCGTATGCGGCCCCAGTCTTCTCAGGCTCTATTGAGAGAGCGCTTCAGCGAGAATGTAGTGTGATCAAACACCTCCAGAGGCCTTCCAGTAGCCACACGGTTGCAGACCAACTCACTAGCTCTCAGCACTCGTTAGAGGGGTATTTGGGCGCAGCCAGTGGAACGGAGATGTCCTACCAACAGGACCCCTCCAATCATAGTACAGTCTCCTGCAGCCCCCCCACAGTGGAAGGCTCTTCCCAGGGTGCCAATGGTGCCCAGCAGAGCAAAGCAGAGTCAGGAACCCAAGCCTATTCAGCCTCTTTGGCAGCCAAGGCAAAAGACTGTTCTTCCAAGCATCCTCCTGCAGGCAGAGAGGGTCATGGACACCCCCAGAGCCTGCCAGGAAGATCTCCCGAGAGCTATTCCTCCCCTGGGCACAAGCAGAACTCTGTCATAGCAAACCAACAGCCGGTGGATCTGCCCAGCCTCCTCTCCACCAGTCTCCCTCAATCCTACGTTGCGTCCCGCAGCCAGCCCCAAACCGTTTCATCCAACTCCGACAAGCTGCCTTCCCTTTACACAACTCTTCCTACATTCTCCAGCCATTCTGCCTCTATTAATCAGACACTTCTCTACTCCTCCAGTCCTGGGCTCAGCCAGGAGCAAGTGGTTCAGTATGGAACCCACGTCCATGCCTTGTGTCAGGGCAATCTGTCGGAGAGCTACTCCTCCTCCCACGCCCAGGGGGCTCCTAGCGTAACGTACTCGTCTCAGTCGCAGGGGCAAGTTTCCCTCCCTCAGTCGCAGAGTTATGTCCCGGGACAGTCTTTGAACTCCCCGTACCCGTCCACGGTTACCCACAGTCTGCCCACGTCTAATTCTACGCAGGGCTACACCCTGATGCAGTCACCAGTGGGAGGGAAAACTGATGACAACCAGCCCCAACCCCAAACCCAGTCCCAGAAATACCTGATGTCTGCTCCGTTGGCCAGTTACTCTGCAGCTGCTCATTCACAGTCACAGTTACAGAACAATATCAGGCCTTCAGTACAGGAACTAAAGGTCATCTATGGCAAGCACAAATTAGAAGAGCTTCCCATACAGGACTTGcaggtttccatggagaccaaTTCCCACAGCAATATGTCAGCCCACAACAATGTTGTTTATGTTGTGTCAAAAATGGAGGATCGCTACAAAACGCAGAGTGTCATCCGGAGCAATTCACGTGAGGATCATCTCATGGGACTGGAGCCTACCAACATGGTCCAGGTGAAGGAAGAAAGGCTTGACTCTTACCACCAACAGCACATCCAGTTAGGCAGTAGCCAGGGAACGACTGACCCCAAAACGACACACTCGACTATTATCTCTTCACATTTGGGCCTAAACGCAGAGCAGCTCAAACAACATTCTGGCCTCCTCAAATCTCCAGAAACGCATCAGCAAAACCACCAGAACCAGGGTCTGGACCAGGGCCAGAACACCGAACCCCAGACCCAGTTCATCAGAGTTCCTAACTCTCAGGTTACCCTTGAACACAACCAGATGATtatgctgcagcagcagcagcccctggTCCACCACACTCAGAACCCCTCAAAGGTGGTTTCGCCACACATGCAGTCCACACAGGCATCAGGCTCCGTTCAAGTACAGTACCCCCACATGGACGGAGAAATGCTAAACCCCGGCATCACTGATGCCCAGAGTCGGCAGGGTGCCGTGCTGTCAGAACAGGGCTCGGGGGGCACAGACTCGTCTAAACTCATCCAGCCATCGAAAGATCACTACAGCCAGGCTGTGAACCACCAGTCGCATGATGCCAAAAACCAATTCACCCTGAACTCCATTTGCTTCCCTGACTCCATGCTGATGGTGGACGACAGGAACATTCTGTCCAATGTCGATGACATTTTGGCAGCCACAGTGGTGGCCTGTGGTGTCACACCGCAGGACTTTGTCAAAGCGACGTCCGCCATGGAAAGGGAAATGGCAGTGATGGCAAACCCAATAGACTCTAAGGGTCACTTCCAGACGCTGGATGTGAGGCATATGTCCCCGAGCTTCTCCGCAGCACAACAGCCTATCATGGCCAACACTAACTCCCAGACCATGGCCATGACACTAAACGGAGGTCACTCGACCGCAGACTGCCAGGGGCATTCCGTTCACCCCAACAGCGGTTGTGACCTGAACCCCAACGTCGACCGAGGTATATCGGAGAGCGATTACCATCTGGCAAGCCGGGTCTTTGACACCTCCGGCCTCCAGAACAGTGGCCCGGGTAAAGGTATCAAAAGGGAGGACGGCCTGATGGAGTGTCATGGCCCGGACGGCTTGCCCAAAAAGAAGGCCCGCAGCAAGTCCACCGCccaagaggaggagagcgggCCGTGCCGGTTGGTGAAGCGCGGCGGGCCCGCCAAGCGGCAGAACTCTCGCGGCAGCGACACCGGctcgtcgtcctcgtccacGCCAAGTGTGCCGTACGACGGGTATCAGCAGCAGGAGCGCATCCGGCAGAAGAtccgggaggtggaggagaaacaGCCCGAGGTCAAAACGGGCTTCATCGGCTCCTTCCTGGACTTCCTGAAATCGGGCCCCAAGCAGCAGTACTCGCCCAGCCCCGCGCGCACAGTCAGTCGCCCCAGGAagccctccagctcctccaagcCGCCcgcctgccccccgcccccgctgaACAGCAGGCCCCAGCTTCCCCCTGGGGGGCCCCTGATGTCCCCCGAGGGCCTCGGCGGGAGCGGTCATCAGAAACGCCTGGACGAGGACCTCCACAAGAACCTGGAGACCCTGCCGTCGTTCAGCTCGGACGAGGAGGACAGCACGGGGAAGAACCAAGCCCTGCGGAACAGCATCAGCTCGGCTCTGTCGGCCCTGGACGAGGTGTCCGACCGGAGGCCCAGGCCAG ACATCAGAGCCCCTTGTTCCATGATGAAACAAGACCAAGCTCCCAGCATGCCGCAGGCCATCTCCGAGACGCGTGTGGCGCGGGCGGCTGCTCCCCCCAAAGCCGTCACGACCACCAACGCCTCGTCGGGGGGGAAGTGCTCTCCGGTGTCGGAGGGCTTGAAGGACTCCCTCCCCGGCCAGCTGGCCCTCCAGCTATCCGGCGTGGCCATCGAGGGGCTGACGGACGAGGAGCTCTCCGACAGCGGCGGAGAGGGGATGTATCGGGAGAGGGACGAGTTCGTGGTCCGCAACGAGGATATAGAGAACCTGAAG TTGACCATGAGAGCCGGCCGGGAGCCTCCGTCCATCTGGAAGGTTCAGAAGGCGTTGCTGCAGAAGTTTGTTCCGGAGTTGAGAGACCGGAAGCGGGTGTTCTCCGCCACCAACAGT TACCTTGGATATTTCGGTGACGCGAAGACCATGTACCAGCGGGTGTACGTGAAGTTCCTCGACACGGTCAACAAGCGggagtatgtgcgtgtgtgcagccGCAAGCCGCGCTGCAAGCCCATGAGCTCCCTACG GGGAGCCCAGGTGAAGACCCTGCTGGGCCTGTCGATAGGGCCGTGCGCCGTGGCCCTGGGCCAGAAGCCGCGGGCCAAGCAGCCCAAGCCCAGAGCGGAGCCCCCGCccaagaagaggaggaagtggaaggagttttcctccaccctctccggCTCCTCTGCTGAAGACGGCGGGGACGACGATG AGTTCACGCCCCCGCTGCCCTTCTCCTCGAGGAACCTCAACACGCGGACCATGAAGGAGACGTTCCGGAGCTTCGTGGAGCTGCTGGTCGGCGTGGCGATGGACGAAGACGTGCTGACGGCGCTGGAGAGGGAGAACG atgagctgctgctgccccaCATGAAGCGGGTGGACGGGGTGATCACGGACAACCGGAAGCACCTGCTTCACAAGCTGCACATCGGACAACTGCTCAAG ACGGCCCTGGACAGCTTCCCTGAGATCTCAGTGGTTACTGAGCTAAAGAAGGACGGGGAAACGCCAGCCTTCAAGGTGCGCCTCAGCGGGAAGGCCTACAACAGGAAGACCATGAAGCCCTTTAAGATGCCCAACAAAGTTCCCCTG GAA